In one Oscillospiraceae bacterium genomic region, the following are encoded:
- the murD gene encoding UDP-N-acetylmuramoylalanine--D-glutamate ligase: MGSTIREYLAGLRGKRVAVLGIGVSNTPLIKMLLRADVAVTACDKNPRENFGGQIEELESLGAEVRLGPDYLEGLDQDVIFRTPGLRPDVPQLLTARERGSVLTSEMEAFFEVCPCKIIGVTGSDGKTTTTTIIAELLKAAGYSTYVGGNIGRPLLPDADGMLPTDVAVVELSSFQLMTMERSPHIAVVTNLAPNHLDVHKSMSEYVAAKENVFSHQDGEGLVVLNRDNEITRGFAQTAKGRVTLFSRREALERGVSVKDGAIWVSNAAGSRAVLPLDGILLPGEHNVENYMAAIGALDGLVPDEVIRAFAKQFGGVEHRIELVRTLNGVRYYNDSIASSPSRTIAGLRSFREKVILIAGGYDKHIPFEVLGPEVTAHVKHLVLTGATAPKIRAAVEAAPDYAPGRPEIAEYGDFTQAVLAAHALARPGDVVILSPACASFDKFRNFMERGEAFKKIIYNL; the protein is encoded by the coding sequence ATGGGTTCCACCATACGGGAATACCTGGCCGGGCTGAGGGGCAAACGGGTGGCCGTCCTCGGCATCGGCGTGTCCAACACGCCCCTCATCAAAATGCTGCTGCGCGCGGACGTGGCGGTCACGGCCTGCGACAAAAACCCCCGTGAGAACTTCGGCGGGCAGATCGAGGAGCTGGAGAGCCTGGGGGCGGAGGTTCGACTGGGCCCCGACTACCTGGAGGGGCTGGACCAGGACGTGATCTTCCGCACGCCTGGCCTGCGGCCCGACGTGCCCCAGCTTTTGACCGCCAGGGAGCGGGGGAGCGTGCTCACCTCCGAGATGGAGGCGTTTTTTGAGGTCTGCCCCTGCAAGATCATCGGTGTGACGGGCAGCGACGGCAAGACCACCACCACCACCATCATCGCGGAGCTTCTGAAGGCGGCGGGGTACAGCACCTACGTGGGGGGCAACATCGGCAGGCCCCTGCTGCCCGACGCGGACGGTATGCTGCCTACGGACGTGGCTGTGGTGGAGCTGAGCTCCTTCCAGCTCATGACCATGGAGCGCAGCCCCCACATCGCCGTGGTCACCAACCTGGCCCCCAACCACCTGGACGTGCACAAATCCATGAGCGAGTACGTGGCCGCCAAGGAGAACGTCTTTTCCCACCAGGACGGGGAGGGGCTGGTGGTCCTCAACCGGGACAACGAGATTACCCGGGGCTTCGCCCAAACTGCCAAGGGCCGCGTTACCCTGTTCAGCCGCCGGGAGGCGCTGGAGCGGGGCGTGTCCGTAAAGGACGGGGCCATTTGGGTCTCCAACGCCGCGGGGAGCCGCGCGGTGCTGCCGCTGGACGGCATCCTCCTGCCCGGCGAGCACAACGTGGAGAACTACATGGCGGCCATTGGCGCGCTGGACGGCCTGGTGCCCGACGAGGTGATCCGCGCCTTTGCCAAGCAGTTCGGCGGGGTGGAGCACCGCATCGAGCTGGTGCGCACGCTGAACGGCGTGCGCTACTACAACGACTCCATCGCCTCCAGCCCCTCCCGCACCATCGCGGGGCTGCGCTCCTTCCGGGAGAAGGTCATCCTTATCGCGGGCGGCTATGATAAGCACATCCCCTTCGAGGTGCTGGGGCCGGAGGTCACCGCCCATGTGAAGCACCTGGTGCTCACCGGGGCCACCGCGCCAAAAATCCGCGCCGCCGTGGAGGCCGCGCCGGACTACGCCCCCGGCCGGCCCGAAATCGCGGAGTACGGCGACTTCACCCAGGCCGTGCTGGCCGCCCACGCCCTGGCCCGGCCCGGCGACGTGGTGATCCTCTCGCCCGCCTGCGCCTCCTTCGACAAGTTCAGGAACTTCATGGAGCGGGGCGAGGCCTTTAAAAAGATTATTTACAATCTGTAA
- a CDS encoding AraC family transcriptional regulator: protein MNWTAGLQHAIDYVEEQLDGELDFAEIARQAYSSSFHFQRVFGLVCGVTLGEYIRLRRLTQAGSELACEGGRVVDVALKYGYDSPESFARAFTRFHGVSPSAAKGGRAALKSFSRLTVKLSIEGGSIMDYRIEKQDAMTVVARKEHFGGEVGYDRIHALWNGCMKDGTMDALCRCLEPGSPWGDAIVGISYDSPDHGEFDYAVGAAYNGAPVPDGLSLVEIPAATWAVFPCAGPMPESFQALWKQIYTEFFPASDYQPQSSGGMFLEVYPGSDVDRKDFTCEFWVTVEKKR, encoded by the coding sequence ATGAACTGGACCGCCGGATTACAGCACGCCATCGACTACGTGGAGGAGCAACTGGACGGGGAGCTGGACTTTGCCGAAATCGCCCGTCAGGCGTACTCCTCCAGCTTCCACTTCCAGCGGGTGTTCGGCCTGGTGTGCGGGGTCACCCTGGGCGAGTACATCCGCCTGCGGCGGCTCACCCAGGCCGGGAGCGAGCTGGCCTGCGAGGGCGGCCGGGTAGTGGACGTGGCCCTGAAATACGGCTACGACAGCCCCGAGAGCTTCGCCAGGGCGTTCACCCGGTTCCATGGGGTGAGCCCCTCCGCCGCCAAGGGCGGCCGGGCGGCCCTGAAATCCTTCTCACGCCTAACCGTAAAGCTATCGATTGAAGGAGGAAGCATCATGGACTACAGAATTGAAAAGCAGGACGCGATGACGGTGGTCGCCCGGAAGGAGCACTTTGGCGGAGAGGTGGGGTACGACCGCATCCACGCGCTCTGGAACGGCTGCATGAAGGACGGCACCATGGACGCCCTGTGCCGCTGCCTGGAGCCCGGGAGCCCCTGGGGGGACGCGATCGTGGGTATCAGCTACGACAGCCCCGACCACGGCGAGTTTGATTACGCCGTCGGCGCGGCCTACAACGGCGCGCCGGTGCCCGACGGCCTCTCCCTGGTGGAGATCCCCGCCGCCACCTGGGCGGTTTTCCCCTGCGCGGGCCCCATGCCCGAGTCGTTCCAGGCGCTCTGGAAGCAGATCTACACCGAGTTCTTCCCCGCCAGCGACTACCAGCCCCAGTCCTCCGGCGGCATGTTCCTGGAGGTCTACCCCGGCAGCGACGTGGACCGCAAGGACTTCACCTGCGAGTTCTGGGTCACCGTGGAGAAAAAGCGCTAA
- a CDS encoding putative transcriptional regulatory protein — protein MSGHSKWHNIQKTKGAADAKRSQIFTKIAREMIVAVKTGGSGDPANNSRLATVVAKAKAANMPNDNIKRTIDKAVGSGNADAFENVVYEGYGPAGVAVIVDALTDNRNRTAPEVRHLLDKYGKGLGATGCVSWSFNQKGVIVIEKEDLDEDTVMMDALDAGAADMESDGDCFEVYTEPDAFGEVLAKLEEKGYTFVNAAVEMVPQNYVKLDREEDVKNMEKLIDLLEENDDVQNVWHNWDQD, from the coding sequence ATGTCAGGACACTCCAAATGGCACAATATCCAGAAGACGAAGGGCGCCGCCGACGCCAAGCGTTCTCAGATATTTACCAAGATCGCCCGCGAGATGATCGTGGCGGTCAAGACCGGCGGCAGCGGCGACCCCGCCAACAACTCCCGCCTGGCCACCGTGGTCGCCAAGGCCAAGGCCGCCAATATGCCCAACGACAACATCAAGCGCACCATCGACAAGGCCGTGGGCTCCGGCAACGCCGACGCCTTTGAGAACGTGGTCTACGAGGGCTACGGCCCCGCCGGCGTGGCCGTCATCGTGGACGCCCTCACCGACAACCGCAACCGCACCGCCCCCGAGGTCCGCCACCTGCTGGACAAGTACGGCAAGGGCCTGGGCGCCACCGGCTGCGTGTCCTGGTCCTTCAACCAGAAGGGCGTCATCGTCATCGAGAAAGAGGATTTGGACGAGGACACCGTCATGATGGACGCGCTGGACGCGGGCGCGGCCGACATGGAGTCCGACGGGGACTGCTTCGAGGTCTACACCGAGCCCGACGCTTTTGGCGAGGTGCTGGCCAAGCTGGAGGAGAAGGGCTACACCTTTGTCAACGCCGCGGTGGAGATGGTGCCCCAGAACTATGTGAAGCTGGACAGGGAAGAGGACGTCAAGAACATGGAGAAGCTCATCGATCTCCTGGAGGAGAACGACGACGTCCAGAACGTCTGGCACAACTGGGACCAGGACTAG
- a CDS encoding GTP cyclohydrolase 1 type 2, whose amino-acid sequence MATVTELYRYLDTLAPFSMQMDFDNAGFLVGRGERQVDRVLVSLDITEAVVREAAEAGAQLIVSHHPVIFHPARSVTDADPTGRILLALAEGGIAAVCVHTNLDAVAGGVNDALAHALNLERVELLKQDGVDASGRGYGIGRVGEAPGVPRYAPAYAEFVKSALGANGVRYVDARRPVRRVAVGGGACADMLGDALAMGCDTFVTSDVKYNGFLDAKAMGINLIDAGHFPTEQVVLPVLCAWLERGFPKVAVLQSERHCEVFSYL is encoded by the coding sequence ATGGCAACGGTAACTGAACTTTATCGCTATCTGGATACCCTGGCCCCCTTTTCCATGCAGATGGACTTTGACAACGCCGGATTCCTGGTGGGCAGGGGGGAGCGGCAGGTGGACAGGGTGCTGGTCAGCCTGGACATCACCGAGGCGGTGGTGCGGGAGGCCGCCGAGGCGGGGGCGCAGCTCATTGTGTCCCACCACCCGGTGATCTTCCACCCGGCCCGCAGCGTCACCGACGCCGACCCCACCGGGCGCATCCTGCTCGCCCTGGCCGAGGGCGGTATCGCCGCCGTGTGCGTCCACACCAACCTGGACGCGGTGGCCGGCGGCGTCAACGACGCCCTGGCCCACGCCCTCAACCTGGAGCGGGTGGAGCTGCTCAAGCAGGACGGCGTGGACGCCAGCGGGCGGGGCTACGGCATCGGCAGGGTGGGGGAGGCCCCCGGCGTACCCCGGTACGCCCCGGCCTACGCCGAGTTCGTCAAGAGCGCCCTGGGGGCCAACGGCGTGCGCTACGTGGACGCCCGGCGGCCTGTGCGGCGGGTGGCCGTGGGGGGCGGCGCCTGCGCCGACATGCTGGGGGACGCCCTGGCCATGGGCTGCGACACCTTCGTGACCTCCGACGTGAAATACAACGGTTTCCTGGACGCGAAGGCCATGGGCATCAACCTCATCGACGCGGGCCACTTCCCCACGGAGCAAGTGGTGCTCCCGGTGCTGTGCGCGTGGCTGGAGCGGGGCTTCCCAAAGGTTGCGGTTTTGCAGTCGGAGCGGCACTGCGAGGTGTTTTCCTACCTCTAA
- a CDS encoding disulfide oxidoreductase translates to MAQITKDTIIGDILDIAPETAPIFLSIGMHCLGCPSSRGETVEQACMVHGVDVDALLAELNKQTAAAQ, encoded by the coding sequence ATGGCTCAGATTACGAAAGATACCATCATCGGCGATATTCTGGACATCGCCCCCGAGACCGCGCCCATCTTCCTGTCCATTGGCATGCACTGCCTGGGCTGCCCGTCCTCCCGCGGCGAGACCGTGGAGCAGGCCTGCATGGTCCACGGCGTGGACGTGGACGCGCTGCTGGCCGAGCTCAACAAGCAGACTGCCGCCGCGCAGTAA
- a CDS encoding zinc-binding protein, translated as MYEDKTLVCKECGQEFVFTAGEQEFYAERGFQNEPQRCKTCRDARKAASRGPREYFTATCAACGGEAKVPFEPKSDRPVYCSDCFARMREQG; from the coding sequence ATGTACGAAGACAAGACGCTTGTATGCAAGGAATGTGGCCAGGAGTTCGTGTTCACCGCCGGTGAGCAGGAGTTCTACGCCGAGCGCGGCTTCCAGAACGAGCCCCAGCGCTGCAAGACCTGCCGTGATGCCCGCAAGGCTGCTTCCCGCGGCCCCCGCGAGTACTTCACCGCTACTTGTGCTGCCTGCGGCGGCGAGGCCAAAGTGCCCTTCGAGCCCAAGTCCGACCGCCCCGTGTACTGCAGCGACTGCTTCGCTCGTATGCGCGAGCAGGGCTAA
- a CDS encoding RNA polymerase factor sigma-70 encodes MKSVPNHPNEITDEVLCRQAASGDRIAEEQLVMRYNRLVRICARPYFLAGGDSEDLIQEGMVGLLKAIREYDPEKEASFRTYAEVCIRNRLISAIKAAARDKHAPLNTYISFETPSFDGNTAQYAYGTDHQRLANPEDTFISREERRERMDVLKGQLSGFEARILGLYLNGLSYSEIAAEVNRSPKSVDNAVQRIRRKLAQHISSGDVSES; translated from the coding sequence ATGAAATCGGTTCCCAACCACCCCAACGAGATCACGGACGAGGTTCTTTGCAGGCAGGCCGCATCAGGCGATCGCATCGCAGAGGAACAGCTTGTGATGCGTTATAACCGCCTGGTGCGTATTTGCGCGCGCCCCTATTTTCTGGCGGGCGGGGACAGCGAGGATTTAATCCAGGAGGGTATGGTTGGGCTTCTCAAGGCCATCCGGGAGTACGACCCGGAAAAGGAGGCCTCCTTCCGCACCTATGCGGAGGTCTGCATCAGAAACCGCCTCATCTCCGCCATAAAAGCAGCAGCAAGAGATAAGCATGCTCCGCTCAACACCTATATCTCTTTCGAAACCCCCTCTTTTGATGGGAACACCGCCCAATACGCGTACGGTACGGATCACCAGCGCCTGGCCAACCCCGAGGATACCTTTATCAGCAGGGAGGAGCGCCGGGAGCGGATGGACGTGCTCAAGGGCCAATTGTCCGGTTTCGAAGCAAGGATCCTTGGGTTGTACTTAAACGGACTGTCCTATTCCGAGATTGCAGCCGAGGTAAACAGGTCCCCGAAATCGGTGGACAACGCTGTCCAGCGCATCAGGCGCAAGTTGGCACAGCACATTTCATCTGGCGATGTCAGCGAAAGCTGA
- the glmM gene encoding phosphoglucosamine mutase, which produces MGKLFGTDGIRGVVNAGLDAELAYKVGLAAAMVLTQERGAGRPVVAIGKDTRISSDLLEGALIAGLCSAGADVLHLGVIPTPAVAWITVDRRADAGIVISASHNPFEHNGIKIFNGRGFKLSDELEGRIEEIVLSGAQVARKTHGDIGRVAYADQKERQDYIDFLASTVSADLSGLRILADCANGAASSTAAALFDRFPSLHTDVINADPDGVNINAQCGSTHLGSLKDMVRAGGYDLGVAFDGDADRCLMVDETGEEIDGDQVIAACGLALKEAGKLPGDALVATVMSNLGLHVFAREHGIQIFCTDVGDRNVLEKLDACGYALGGEQSGHTIFRSYATTGDGQLTALQFLQLLHQSGKKASELVAGCKRYPQVLINVPVADKAKKTEIMESRALKAAVAEYEARLAGEGRVLVRPSGTEALVRVMVEAKAGSTAQSCAEELVEIIKKL; this is translated from the coding sequence ATGGGTAAATTATTCGGTACCGACGGCATCCGCGGCGTAGTCAACGCCGGGCTGGACGCGGAGCTGGCCTACAAGGTGGGCCTGGCGGCGGCCATGGTCCTCACACAGGAGAGGGGGGCGGGGCGGCCCGTGGTCGCCATCGGCAAGGACACCCGCATCTCCTCCGACCTGCTGGAGGGGGCCCTCATCGCCGGGCTCTGCTCGGCGGGGGCCGACGTGCTCCACCTGGGGGTCATCCCCACCCCCGCCGTGGCCTGGATCACGGTGGACCGGCGCGCCGACGCGGGCATCGTCATCTCCGCCTCCCACAATCCCTTTGAGCACAACGGAATTAAGATCTTCAACGGCCGGGGCTTCAAGCTCTCCGACGAGCTGGAGGGCCGGATCGAGGAGATCGTCCTCTCCGGGGCGCAGGTCGCGCGCAAGACCCACGGGGACATCGGCCGGGTGGCCTACGCCGACCAGAAGGAGCGGCAGGACTATATCGACTTTCTGGCCTCCACCGTCAGCGCCGACCTGTCCGGCCTGCGTATCCTGGCCGACTGCGCCAACGGCGCCGCCTCCTCCACGGCGGCCGCCCTCTTCGACCGCTTCCCCAGCCTGCACACCGACGTCATCAACGCCGACCCCGACGGCGTGAACATCAACGCCCAGTGCGGCTCCACCCACCTGGGCAGCCTGAAGGACATGGTGCGGGCGGGCGGCTACGACCTGGGCGTGGCCTTCGACGGGGACGCCGACCGCTGCCTTATGGTGGACGAGACGGGGGAGGAGATCGACGGCGACCAGGTCATCGCCGCCTGCGGCCTGGCCCTCAAGGAGGCGGGGAAGCTGCCCGGGGACGCCCTGGTGGCCACCGTTATGAGCAATCTGGGCCTGCACGTCTTTGCCAGGGAGCACGGCATCCAAATTTTCTGCACCGACGTGGGCGACCGCAACGTGCTGGAGAAGTTGGACGCGTGCGGCTACGCGCTGGGCGGCGAGCAGTCCGGCCACACCATTTTCCGCTCCTACGCCACCACCGGCGACGGGCAGCTCACCGCGCTGCAATTCTTGCAACTGCTGCACCAGTCGGGGAAAAAGGCCTCCGAGCTGGTGGCGGGCTGCAAGCGCTACCCCCAGGTCCTGATCAACGTCCCTGTGGCCGACAAGGCGAAAAAGACGGAGATTATGGAGTCCCGTGCTTTAAAGGCCGCCGTGGCGGAGTATGAGGCCAGATTGGCGGGGGAGGGGCGCGTTCTGGTGCGCCCGTCGGGCACCGAGGCCCTGGTGCGGGTCATGGTGGAGGCAAAGGCTGGAAGCACTGCCCAAAGCTGTGCGGAAGAATTGGTGGAAATCATAAAAAAGCTATAA
- a CDS encoding N-acetyltransferase has product MKLRNTKVILRPMRGEDIADRIFWETEDTEWQLWDGPWNYEGKSPEERAAALEQTRAGWEARVAAPAGPGPARRLEICVNAPGAPHIGWLSAYQIDDQCCISETGERCAVGLTIPGGAVRGKGYGFAALCLYIRYLLDCGVAEVYTQTWSGNVRMIALAEKLGFRLFLRKPGLRTVRGARYDGLTFRLDVERFSSLNETGRNP; this is encoded by the coding sequence GTGAAGTTACGTAATACAAAGGTCATCCTGCGCCCCATGCGCGGGGAGGACATTGCCGACCGCATTTTTTGGGAGACGGAGGACACCGAGTGGCAGCTCTGGGACGGCCCCTGGAACTACGAGGGGAAGAGCCCGGAGGAGCGCGCGGCCGCACTGGAGCAGACGAGGGCCGGCTGGGAGGCCCGCGTGGCGGCGCCCGCCGGGCCCGGTCCCGCCCGCCGCCTGGAGATCTGCGTGAACGCGCCCGGCGCGCCCCACATCGGCTGGCTCAGCGCCTATCAGATCGACGATCAATGCTGCATCTCCGAGACGGGGGAGCGCTGCGCCGTCGGGCTTACCATCCCCGGCGGGGCGGTGCGCGGGAAGGGGTACGGCTTTGCCGCGCTGTGCCTGTATATCCGCTACCTGCTGGACTGCGGCGTTGCGGAAGTCTATACCCAGACCTGGAGCGGGAACGTCAGGATGATCGCCCTGGCGGAAAAGCTGGGGTTCCGGCTCTTCCTGCGCAAGCCCGGCCTGCGCACCGTGCGGGGCGCACGGTACGACGGGCTGACTTTCCGCCTCGATGTAGAGCGCTTTTCAAGCCTAAATGAAACTGGGAGGAATCCTTAA
- the ruvB gene encoding Holliday junction ATP-dependent DNA helicase RuvB, with protein sequence MSIDFSNDGGFETEAPLVTTSLTRDDENEGSLRPKTLAEYIGQSKAKENLSVFIEAAKMRGEPLDHVLLHGPPGLGKTTLSGIIANEMGVNIRITSGPAIEKPGDLAALLTNLNENDILFVDEIHRLNRSVEEILYPAMEDFAIDIIIGKGPSANSIRLDLPRFTLIGATTRAGQLSAPLRDRFGVTLRLELYTPEELSLIVHRSAGILSVPIEEEGAVEIARRSRGTPRIANRMLRRVRDFAQVRAGGVITRSVADQALTALEVDYLGLDAVDRRMLRSIIEHYGGGPVGLDTLAATINEESVTLEDVYEPYLMQMGFLTRTPRGRCVTRRAYEHLGIACFGQEQLEL encoded by the coding sequence GTGAGCATCGACTTTTCCAACGACGGCGGCTTCGAGACTGAAGCGCCGCTGGTGACCACGTCCCTTACCCGGGACGACGAGAACGAGGGTTCCCTGCGCCCCAAAACCCTGGCCGAGTACATCGGCCAGTCCAAGGCCAAGGAGAACCTGTCCGTCTTTATCGAGGCGGCCAAGATGCGGGGGGAGCCTCTGGACCACGTGCTGCTCCACGGCCCCCCGGGCCTGGGCAAGACCACTCTCAGCGGCATCATCGCCAACGAGATGGGGGTCAACATCCGCATCACCTCCGGCCCAGCCATCGAGAAGCCGGGAGATCTGGCGGCGCTGCTCACCAACCTGAACGAGAACGACATCCTCTTCGTGGACGAGATCCACCGCCTCAACCGCTCGGTGGAGGAGATCCTCTACCCGGCCATGGAGGATTTCGCCATCGACATCATCATCGGCAAGGGCCCCTCGGCCAACTCCATCCGGCTGGACCTGCCCCGCTTCACCCTCATCGGGGCCACCACCCGGGCCGGGCAGCTCTCGGCCCCCCTGCGGGACCGCTTCGGAGTCACCCTGCGGCTGGAGCTCTACACTCCGGAGGAGCTCTCCCTCATCGTCCACCGCAGCGCCGGCATCCTCAGCGTGCCCATCGAGGAGGAGGGGGCGGTGGAGATCGCCCGCCGCAGCCGGGGCACCCCCCGGATCGCCAACCGGATGCTCCGCCGCGTGCGGGATTTCGCCCAGGTGCGGGCGGGGGGCGTCATCACCCGCTCTGTGGCCGACCAGGCCCTCACCGCCCTGGAGGTGGACTACCTGGGGCTGGACGCGGTGGACCGGCGGATGCTGCGCAGCATCATCGAGCACTACGGCGGCGGCCCCGTGGGGCTGGACACCCTGGCCGCCACCATCAACGAGGAGTCGGTCACCCTGGAGGACGTGTACGAGCCCTACCTGATGCAGATGGGCTTCCTCACCCGCACCCCACGGGGGAGGTGCGTTACCAGGCGGGCCTACGAGCATCTGGGCATCGCCTGCTTCGGGCAGGAACAATTGGAGCTGTAG
- the ruvA gene encoding Holliday junction ATP-dependent DNA helicase RuvA has product MFYYVKGTVAHVAPYLAVVDCGGVGYACRTTNQTISQLTVGREAKLFTYLYVREEIFELYGFATENELNCFQLLIGVSGVGPKAALSILSAATPEALAMSIITGDEKALTVAQGIGKKIAQRIILELKDKLAKGQISGGGEGYGGTGMTVIPQNKSSEAAAALAVLGYSQGEIGMALKGVDIEALPLEEIVRQALKKMVKG; this is encoded by the coding sequence ATGTTCTATTACGTAAAGGGCACCGTGGCCCACGTGGCACCCTACCTGGCGGTCGTGGACTGCGGGGGGGTGGGGTACGCCTGCCGCACCACCAACCAGACCATCTCCCAGCTCACCGTGGGCCGGGAGGCCAAGCTCTTCACCTACCTGTACGTGCGGGAGGAGATCTTTGAGCTGTACGGCTTCGCCACGGAAAACGAGCTCAACTGCTTCCAGCTCCTGATCGGCGTGTCCGGCGTGGGGCCCAAGGCGGCGCTGTCCATCCTCTCGGCGGCCACGCCGGAGGCGCTGGCCATGAGCATCATCACCGGGGACGAGAAGGCCCTCACCGTGGCCCAGGGCATCGGCAAAAAAATCGCCCAGCGCATCATCCTGGAGCTCAAGGATAAGCTGGCCAAGGGCCAGATCTCCGGCGGGGGGGAGGGCTACGGCGGCACCGGCATGACGGTGATCCCCCAGAACAAGTCCAGCGAGGCCGCCGCCGCCCTGGCCGTGCTGGGGTACAGCCAGGGTGAGATCGGCATGGCCCTCAAGGGCGTCGACATTGAGGCCCTGCCCCTGGAGGAGATCGTGCGGCAGGCCCTGAAAAAGATGGTGAAGGGATAA
- the ruvC gene encoding crossover junction endodeoxyribonuclease RuvC has translation MVILGIDPGFAIVGFGLVESERGRQRLIRCGAITTPAGLPLPTRLLQIENDMLTLLEQFKPGAMAVEELFFSSNVTTGIGVAQARGVILTAAERAGVPIFEYTPGQIKQAVVGYGKAEKRQVMEMTKRLLGLETVIRPDDAADAVAVALCHARSSTSLLQPADGARPGTGRYEVRKK, from the coding sequence ATGGTTATCTTAGGCATCGACCCCGGCTTTGCCATCGTGGGCTTCGGGCTGGTGGAGTCGGAGCGGGGCCGGCAGCGCCTGATCCGCTGCGGGGCCATCACCACCCCGGCGGGGCTGCCCCTGCCCACCCGCCTTTTGCAGATTGAAAACGACATGCTCACCCTGCTGGAGCAGTTCAAGCCCGGCGCCATGGCGGTGGAGGAGCTCTTCTTCAGCTCCAACGTGACCACCGGCATCGGCGTGGCCCAGGCCCGCGGCGTCATCCTGACGGCGGCGGAGCGGGCGGGGGTGCCCATCTTCGAGTACACGCCGGGGCAGATCAAGCAGGCGGTGGTGGGGTACGGCAAGGCGGAGAAGCGGCAGGTCATGGAGATGACCAAGCGCCTGCTGGGGCTGGAGACCGTCATACGGCCGGACGACGCAGCCGACGCGGTGGCCGTGGCCCTGTGCCACGCCCGCTCCAGCACCTCGCTGCTCCAGCCCGCGGACGGCGCGCGGCCCGGCACCGGGCGGTACGAGGTACGCAAGAAATAG
- the xerD gene encoding tyrosine recombinase XerD: MDYLKGYERYLTEEKKASSNTLSSYLRDVGQYTRWLEGEGLAPEQAAQSDVEAYMRALSAKGKSVSTVTRSLASLKSFYTYLLGAGRVEVNPAKGLAPAKVERKLPQILTSKEVELFLEQPEPSDAKGCRDRAMLELLYATGIRVSELIGLDLDHLNLSAGFIRCASRGRERIIPLYPAAVRALQDYVEHVRPQMIERPDEKALFVNMNGERMSRQGFWKIIKHYQEKAGIRKDITPHTLRHSFAAHLLENGADLRSIQEMLGHADISSTQIYAQLVNQKLKDVYNKAHPRA; this comes from the coding sequence ATGGACTACCTCAAGGGCTATGAGCGCTATCTGACCGAGGAGAAAAAGGCCTCGTCCAACACGCTTTCCTCCTACCTGCGGGATGTGGGCCAGTATACCCGCTGGCTGGAGGGGGAGGGGCTGGCCCCCGAGCAGGCCGCCCAGAGCGACGTGGAGGCCTATATGCGCGCGCTCTCGGCCAAGGGAAAGTCGGTGTCCACCGTGACCCGGTCCCTGGCCTCGCTCAAGTCCTTTTACACCTACCTGCTGGGCGCGGGCAGGGTGGAGGTCAACCCCGCCAAGGGCCTGGCCCCCGCCAAGGTGGAGCGCAAGCTGCCCCAGATCCTCACCAGCAAGGAGGTGGAGCTCTTCCTGGAGCAGCCCGAGCCCTCCGACGCCAAGGGCTGCCGGGACCGGGCCATGCTGGAGCTGCTCTACGCCACCGGCATCCGGGTCAGCGAGCTTATCGGCCTGGATTTGGACCACCTGAACCTGTCGGCGGGCTTTATCCGCTGCGCCAGCCGGGGGAGGGAGCGGATTATCCCCCTGTACCCCGCCGCCGTGCGGGCGCTCCAGGACTACGTGGAGCACGTCAGGCCCCAGATGATCGAGCGGCCCGACGAGAAGGCCCTCTTCGTCAACATGAACGGGGAGCGCATGAGCCGCCAGGGGTTTTGGAAGATCATCAAGCACTACCAGGAGAAGGCGGGTATCCGCAAGGACATCACCCCCCACACCCTGCGCCACTCCTTCGCCGCCCACCTGCTGGAGAATGGGGCCGACCTGCGCTCCATCCAGGAGATGCTGGGCCACGCGGACATCTCGTCCACCCAGATTTACGCCCAGCTGGTGAACCAGAAGCTCAAGGACGTGTACAACAAGGCGCACCCCAGGGCGTAA